The Manihot esculenta cultivar AM560-2 chromosome 17, M.esculenta_v8, whole genome shotgun sequence genome contains the following window.
tttgaagagaagacacacaagcaaccaagggagggctgaaactcacctgagttcgagaaagggggagaaaactcgcccatttccgatctgagggccttatataggtggcctggtcgaagacctttggcagcctaacgtgccccctaaactcatgcatgttcggcggccgaacctcactttcggcggccgaaccttggcttgctcccacaagactttcggaggccaaaggcgctcccgaagccttcacatgttcggcggccgaacctcactttcggcggccgaacctggcaaacgcctccttggtctttcctcttcaaaaactcaactcttttctatttaaaaccataaaacacttaaaaacattttagaaaacctttactaTACCCCTCAgaaggatccgacacccgagattccaccggacggtaggaattccgatgtctgaacgagcggggtcttacaacaGACTTGACATCTAACTGAAACACCTTCTAGCCATTTTGAGCTACCATAGCCAACAATAATCTAATAGTATCAAGCCTTGCAACAGGAGCAAAAGTCTTCGAGAAGTCCACACCAAAGATTTGTGCATAACCCTTCACAACGAGCCTTGCCTTATGCTTATTTATTAATCCATCAGCATTAAGCTTTGTTCGAAAAACCCATTTCACCCCAATAATTTTCCTGTTTTGAGGTTTCTCAACAAGCTTTCAggtttgatttttttcaatCATTTGCATCTCTTCTTCCATGGCAAGCTTTCATTTTTGCTCCATCATAGCTTCAGCAACACTTGCCGGCTCTAATAATGCTACATTGCATCTTGCATAGATTTCAGATAGCAACTGTGTACCACGAACTGGTTGTTCATCAACATCCTCAATAGTGGGCTGCTGCATACTCGAATGTTGAATATCGTCGCATGCACTCCAATTCTATTGGTCCTCCTCCATAAAAACAACATCTCTACTTATTATGATCTTCTCATTTTGTGGCTGAAATATTCTATAGGCCTTTGAGACACTGCTATAGCCTATGAAAATTCCAGGCTCAGATTACTTGTCCAATTTATCTCTTTTAACCTGAGGAATACAAGAGAAACAAAAACATCCAAACACTTTCAGATTTGTGAGAGAGGGTTTGTGACCATACCATGCTTCGTAAGGAGTCTACTTCTGGAGAGCTTTAGTAGGCAATctatttagtaaaaaaattgCAGTATTAGCTGCTTTTACCCAAAAAATTTTAGGAAGGTTTTTCTCATGCAACAAGCAACGAGTCATCTCCATTATAGTTCTATTTTTCCGCTCACTTACTCCATTTTGCTGGGGAGTATATGGAGTAGTCAATTGATGCTCGATCCCTGCCTcttcaaaaaatttattgaactaATATGAGGTATACTCTTTTCCATTATCAGATCTTAACACCATCATCTTACATTTACTTTGATTTTCAGCCCATGTCTTGAATCTCCAAAACACTCCAGCCACTTCTGATTTGAAATTGAGAAAATATATTCAGCACATTCGAGTTAAACCATCAATAAATGCAATATAATACTTACTGTCTTTGAGTGATGGTGTTTGATATGGCCCTCCAAGATCAGTATGAACAAGTTGAAGCTTTTGTGAGGCTCTCCAAGCTATTTTGGAAAAAGGCAATCTGATTTGTTTGCCAAATTGACAAGCATTGCAACCAAATATTTCCTTTTCAAGTGAAGCCATGCCCTGTACCAACCCATGTTTTTGCATAAATAATAAAGCAGAATGATGATAGTGACCCAACCTCTTGTGCCAAAGGTTAGTGGTTTTGACAGAGACTTGATGAGCTGAATACTCCTCCTCCATCAGATCAAGAGGGAAGCTTTTCCCCTTCATTTTGATTGTAAATACCTCCAATCCTTTTGCTTCTTTAATAATACAGCTTCTATTCTCAAAACACACCTTAAAACCTTTTTCAAGTAATTGGCCAACACTTAAAAGATTTTGATCAATATCTGGAACATACAACACATGAGTAATGACTTTAGTTCCAGAAATACTTTCAATTGCAATTGAACCTTTACCTTTTGCATAAATATATTCTCCATTTCCAACACGAACTTTTGAGATTGATGTCTTATCAAGAACCTTGAAGAGTTTGATATTTTCGGACATATGATTGGTGCAACCGCTGTCAACAAGCTAAGTATCAGCCAAACTAACGTGCAATATGCCACAAATAATTATTCTTCCTCCTCCTGATTCACAGCTTGAGCCTCATTCACTATCTGCTTGCCTTTATTTTTGCAAATTTTGTCAATATGCCCCATTTGGTTGCGTGTGTTGCATTTTGCATCAGGTCTGCTCCAACATCTAAAATGAGGATGATTGGTTCTGCCACAATGTTGACAAGGGTGATATTTTCTTCCTTTGTTTCCTGTTGCACCATTGTTGCTTGCTCCAAGAAAAGATATGCTTCCAACACCTACACCTGGATTGTCTTTGCTCttatttcccttttttttcttatttttccaaGAGTCCTTAAGTTGCAACTTGGCTTGCATTGCACCTTCAATTGAACCATCTTCTCTAATCTGCCTTCTTTGCTCTTGTGCATGAAGAGCGTTTAGCAACTTAGCCAAGGAAATTTCTGCAAGGTCACGAACCTCCTTTAGTGCATAAATTTTGGCTTCAAATCTTTCTGGTAATGTTACCAGAATCTTCTCAACAATTCTGCTATCTGGAATATTTTCACCAAGAAGCTTAAGCTTGTTGATAATATCCAACAACCTATCAACATACTCTTTCACAGTTGCAGAGTCTTTCATCTTTTGTAGTTCAAGTGCCCTTCTGAGATTCAAGATACACATGCTTTTGGTATGCGCAATACCTTGAAACTCTGTCTTGAGGCACTTCCAGATGTGAAAGGCAGTCTCCAAGTTCATAATCCTGGTAAAAAGTGATTCAGACACAGCTGAATACAAACATGTCTTGGCCTTAAATTTCTTTGTAGTTTTCTCCTTGTGTGTTTTAATCTGCTGCATAGTTTGATTATCAGGCAGTTGATCAATTTCAAGGTCTTCATCTTCTACTTCCCAAAGATCCCATGATTGTAGATAAGCAGTCATTTTAACTACCCATGATTGATAATTTTCTCCAGTGAAAACTAGAGGTGGAACAGGACAATAATCTTTTGAAGCCATTTGAATCAAGATTTGAAACTTGGAGAGGGTTAATATTTCTGTATAAcacttaacaaaaaaaaaaactcacactCAAATGATCACAGGTCCCTTAAGATAAGGAGCTTTGATACCGAGTGTTAGAAAAAATAGAGAAGGACAGAACTGAACCCCACACTTTTCATTGAAATAAACTATTCTTTaaatgcaaaataaaaaaaaattgatgataAAGATCATGGTCCATGATTTTATCCTTGATCAAAACATAGAAACAAACATGCTtaacaggaaaaaaaaatttcctaaAACTTGGTTACAGGTTGTAGACCATACAACCCATTTAACAACCCACCTAAATAGAAAAATAGGAACTAAACATCACGTTTAACAACTTTAGCAAATCAGCAGTATCTAAGACAATTTCTAACAATATCACTCGCACATTTCTGTATTCATTTCTATTTCTTTATTCAATATATCACTTTTCTTCTTAGTGTATGATGCTTAAACCTTCTTCCAAATTAAGTTATAACTCTTGTAACATTAGTAAAATTCAACACTAATAATAGCTCTAAAATTAAATACGTCACTTTATTTCTTAACCAAGCATTAAAAGTTAAAGAACTTGAACCAAAATTTAGTTACATATATGGAAACACCAAATCTGCGTAGTCATTTATCGAGAAATCCCCACAATAGCTATGAATTCCATTTCAATCAACTCACCAAAAATAatgcaaaaaaataataaaaaaattttagttactGACGTtgctgagattagattgatgatgtgacTAGAATGGAACTGTGCTATGATTGGCTAGAACCTGCAAGAGAGGAAACGTGAGGCAGTGGTGGGTGCCCACATCAGCCACTCCAATGCTTAAGTTAGTATTTTGAAGAGTAGaaagaatataataaattacttaGAGCTTGAGTAGTATTAGAGAATAGCGTACATTTTTCTCTatgattcttctccttttatactataagaaagtggagataaatatggtattttctgataatctgGTGGTAATGTGGTATGCTGCCTGATAAGGGAGATAACTAGCTAATAGTTGAAAATTCTACAATCACGGGTGCAAAAGAGATATGCTGGGATGTGCTTGACAACGATAACTTTGTGTCGAGACTTGCCTTGATGAGGGAAGGGCGAGTCTTTTGGTGATGACCCGAGTGTTTGCAGTGTCCGGATCTTCCTTCCTCGAGATAGACTGTCTTTCCTTCGTGTATGGTCCTTGCCATATGGCCTTACCTTATAGTGACAGATCACAGCTTTCCTTGGGTGGATGTTAAGTAACATCAGAGGTCCCTCACTAGTTTTTGATTCTTCAAATTTGAAGGAGATATCTCTCATTGAGGTTTGGGGCATGTGGCTCCTCAAGATTGGTTTCTTGCTGCTCACACCGTTTCGCCTATCTGGTCTTTCAATGTTGACTGCAATGCTAATCGTGTCGTATTTAAAGCCCGCTTTCAAAACCGTCCTATAAAAGCCCTTCGCCTTCCTTAAGTACTATTTTTGCTCTCTTCTGTAACCTTTTAGAGAAATTCGCTCCACAGCTTCCTTCCTGTTTCTGCTCCTTACAGTCTTATTTCTCTTATAGtagttttattttcctttttcttcaacATGAACAAGAACACCTCTTCTTTCCCTATCAGAGTCTTTATCTCTAGCTCCTCCTCTAATGGCCTCATCCGAGCGCCAGCCCCCGTGGTTTCATTAAGGGAGGCTATAGAGAATGAGGGTGGTCTATGCAGTGATATCTCGTCTATTCTCTCAGAGTGTGACGTTGATCGCTTGTACAATACTTACCGCATTACTTGAGAGTCTTTTCAAGTTTTTGCTCCTTCCCTTCGCGTTCGTGTTAATGACTTGATCCCTACAGAGGACACAATCATTGTCTTTGAAGAGCAGTTGAAGGCGGGCCTTCGCTTTTCCGTAGACCTTTTTTTTATGGAAGTCCTCTGGTTTCATAAGCTTTCGGTTATCCAACTTCATCCCAATGGCTAGAGAATCCTAATGGCTTTTCGATTCGTGTGCCTTAACAATCACATTGAACCAAGTGTAGCACTTTTGTCCTAGCTATACCAGCTGGGTAATCGTAAAAATGaggaattttgatattttagtaGTTGAAAGTACTTGAACATTTTTTATTGGATGCTTTCCTCCTTGAGGTGAtggaagaataaattttttatccttCACCACCAAATGCCAGGGGGTTTTGGACGTCTTCAAACCAGTTGGCGTTATTGGGTGGAGTTGAAAAAGGATGGGGTCTGTCCAAGGAGAGAGGAAAATGAGGTTATAGCCTTTCTCCTAGCAATGGCTAAAGTCTTAAAGAAAATTGACATTGCCCAGGTGATGGTGAATGCCATTTTGTCTTGGCAGAGTCATCTGCCGGCAAGCCAGACCCATGGTCTCACTTGCCTGACCATCCCAGCCTTCTCGAAAGCACTCCCCTAGCTCAAGATCAAGTACTTCTCTTTCCGTCTTCTTTACTTTTTGAATTGCCTTTCTTACTTAATTTTCCTTTTGTTTGCAGATATTGCTGGGTCAAGTAGATTTGCCGAGGCGATGTGTGCTGCTCGTAAGGGAAAGGCTGTTGCTGCTGGTGTTGCCATTCCCCCTGCTAAGTGTGCTTGCCCCGAGATAGCACTGATTGTGCTTCCTCCTCCCCCTCCCCAGCCTACGGCTGAAGATTCGGCACCTTTTTAGCTTGAATCTTCAGCCTTAGGTGTTTCTGCTTTCGCCCCAGCTGCTGAGCTCCCTACTAATGTCCCCTCCCCATCTGTACTTATTCCTACAAGCATGAAGGTCGAGTCTTCCTAGGCTCCAAGCATCCAACGCTTGGCCTTGGTGCCAAATCGAGCGCCCTCGCTCCTTGATGATCCTTCTCTAGTCCTCCTGCAGATCAAAAGTGCCCTGAGGCCTGCAGAATGCCGCCACTTGAATGAAGTCGAAACAGACAAGCTATTTGTTAATGCCATTCATTCTGCTCTAGAGGGTGCCCTTTGAACCTGTGGACAAGGAGCAATTTAAAGCCTTACAGTGGGAGTTTGGTGCAAACGAGATGGAAAGGGGGCTCTTGGCTAAGGAATGTTCAAGATTGAAGGCTCAGGTTGCTGAAGTTGAGGGCACCATGAAGGAGACCCTGGAGTTGGTGGACAAGCTTCAGGCTGATCTTGATGAGGCCCTTACTTCTAAATTAGGTCTTGAGAATCGAGCTACACTGAGGATCAAGTGGCCCTGCTGTAGCGCCAAGTCTTGGAGTTGCAGGCTCAAGCTGAAGGAGCCCGAGCTGTCTCTACCAGGGTTGCTCGAGGGAGAGATTAAGGAGATAGTGGCCCAGGGTAGGGAGATGTTTGTTCAAGGCTAGAATTCGATGAAGAAGGAGCTGGCAAAGCATTTTCCTTCTAAAGATTTTTCCTGGATAGACGATATCCTCCctgagaaagaagaagaggtTAAAGAGGAGCATGTTGAAGATACTCCCGCCGAATAGGGGCGTGCTGAAGATATTTCCTCCGACTGGGTTTCTCCTGATAATGTAATAGATATAGAGAATATTGATATAATGGAGACTCGAGCAAATGAGCTTGGAGACACTGCTCCTTTGtaatttttcatgattttaatgaaaatgttTTGCCATTATTTTCACTAAGTGTTTATATGATCTGCAAATAATCTCTTTAAAAAATTGCTAATAGGGCTAATACTCGTCCATGACGCCTAGTTACTGGCCTAATTCATGGCCATaaaataaacttattaaatttttagaatgGGACTAACGTCCGGTCATGTGGTATGGCGGATGTCCGCTTTGTGGCCTGGGCATGAATTGCCTTAGGATAGGTGGTCCACCATTCCTTATTTCTGAAGAacataatatatgaaaatacCTCGTTAGCTTTGTTATTAAAAGAGTATCCTTCTATTAAAGATAACATGCTTAGGGAAGAGGAAACCACTCGGTTCCTTCAAATGGTTAACTCATGAGATTCTTGGGCAGATGACTCCCAAGGTTTCAAAAAGTTTCCTACCCACCTGGTAGTTATATTTGCAATCTGCTCACTTCCCCTACCCCTCATCAGGTTCTTTTGTTACCATATGTATGACCCCTACAGGTTCTCTGTTAGGGGTTATTTCCTCGTGCTTagatttcttctcttcttttctcttccttGTGAATTTTTGAAGGGTACCATCCCTTATCAGCCTTTTGATCTCGTCCTTTAATTGCCAACACTTTTTTGTTGTGTGGCCATGATCTTCATGAAAGCGATAGTACTTTATCCTGTCTCGTTTCTCTGCTTTCTCAGGGTTGAGCGTGGGTGGCCATATGATTTCTTTGTCATTCTTTCTGATCCACATCAGAATACGAGTTCGTGAGTCACTTCACAaagtgtaattcttatacttactctaTTCATCCCTCTTTTGTGAGATGGGGTAACTCCTGTGGTCTCCTTTATGTCATCATCCCTTGGACCTTTGAATTTGCTTTTGATTTTCCCTTTTATCTTCTTttaaggcctagacttcatcaTCCAACTTGATATGTTTATGAGCTTTGTTTATTAATTGTTGATAAGTCGCGACTGAATTTATAATTAAGGAGTCCATGAATTTGTCATTGTGGGTTGCTTTCTTCaatgcttcacatgctatctcatgatttaactctTCTACCTATATGGCTTTAGTATTGAAgcgtgagataaaactccttaaagactcacccTCTTCTTGGAGGATCTTCTGTAGGTCAGAGGAAAGTTTTTTAAGAGGTACGCAAGTAATAAATATGGATTTAAATAATGCGACAAACTGTGTAAAGTTTTAGATGGAACCTGgactcagatgttggtaccatttctgagccaaacctgtAAGTGTCAATGAAAACACCCTACATAACACCAAATCATTTACGTCTTGAAGCTGCATGGTCATCTTGAAGATCGCCAGGTGGCTTATAGGGTCTACCGTTCCATCATACTTGTCTAATTTAGGTAGCTTAAACTTGGTTGGAAAGGTTTCTGCTAATATTTCTTCCGAAAGAGGTGAAACACCATCTAGACTGAAATCCTCTTTTTATTCCTTTTGATATCTTTCTACGCCCTGTACTAGCTATCAATCAACCCCTTTCGAAGCCTCGTCCGATTCATCTTCAAATTTGGCCTTTCCCTTGGGCCGTATCTTGACTGCTCCTATTTGGGCCTTTGGGGTGTCTACACATGCTTCCTCCTTTCTTCCGGGATCCATCTTTGATGCCTCTTCTTGAGCCTTATATTGCCCGAGGGTAGCCTGTAGCCTTTAGATGTAACTAGAGTATCAGTTcgttgtttaaattttttaggtTTGCTTCATTGACCACTAGGGGCATGTTTTCTCTATTGTCAAGGGCAGAAGAAATGATGACTCCCTCATCAGTAGCAACATTATTAGTAGCTCTAAAACTACTAGCCATTTTGAGAGCGAAAGGAAAGAGAAGGAATAGGAAATCGGTCATAATCCAAGTGTTTAAAGGGGATTCAATGGACTCCCGACAGTAGAACCAAATAATGTTATTGAGATAAGATTGATGTGGCTAGAATGAAACTGTACTGTGATTGGCTAGAACCTATAAGGGAGAAAATGTAAGGCAGCGATGGATGCCCACGGTAGACACTCCAATGCTCAAGTCAGCATCTTGAAGAATAGAGAGAATGTAATGAATAACGTAGAGCTTGAGTAGTATTAGAGAATAGCATACATTTGCCTCTatgattcttctccttttttatTGTAGGAAGGTGGGCATAAATATGGCTTTTTTAGATAGTCCGACAGTAATATGGTCGGCTGCCTGATAAGGGAGATCGCCCACTAATAGGTGGGAATCCCATGATCACGGGCGTAATAGAGATATGCTGGGCTGTGCTTGACAACGGTAACTTCGTATCGAGACTCGCCTTGATAAAGGAAGTATGAGTCTTTTGTTGATGACCCAGGTGTTTGGATCTTCCTTCCTCAAGATAAACCACCTTTTCTACGTGTTTGGTCCTTGCCAAGTAGCCTTACCTCCTAGTGACAACTCACAACTTTCTTTGGATGGATGTTAAGTAACATCACTTACTAATCTAACCAAATCTTAtgtttcttaaattttattgcCATGAGGATCAATTCGAAGTAATAAGGAACTCAAAAAGAGCATTAAAATTGAACTAGAAAATAGAAAGAATTACTCATTAAAATTGAGTTATAACATTGGTGAGAAGAAAATGGGTTTTAGATTGgagttttagttaaaaaaaatatatatagaagATGAATTATCAAGCTTACTACTTTTTCCATATTAATTTccatcattttattattttcttaatggtaaaaaataaatttttacttggattttaattttagaCAGGTTTGGAgctaaatatattaaaaggaATCAGCAGAGGCTATTTTAGAGTTATTTTAGACTGAAAGATTCTACTTTGTCCAAGGTTGTAACCCAAACTCGACGAACATACAATAGAGTTTCAATTTTGATAGctatacaaaatttaaattatttaagatagctgctgtaatacccggctcgttcaggcatcggaattcctaccgtccggtggaatctcggatgtcaggcCCTTTGTTAAGGGTGAAGCCAGGGTTTAGCAAAGGTTTTCAAACATATTTTAcgttgttttatggttttgaacggaaaggaaatgagttttgaagagaaaaggtcaaggagggaatcagaggttcggccgccgaaggcgaggttcggccgccgaaggtggtagagTTTGTGCCCTCgaaagctaggttcggccgccgaagttagCTGAGTTGCGGGTgcaagtttggctgccgaaactggttgaccaagccacctataaaagccccttaggtcggttcaagaggtaaggtttcttcctcttcccacccaaggtgagctcatgtcctccttgctaggatttcatggtttttccaagttctttcatggtttttaatgagttttatccttgttttgaagagttgtgagctttgagcaaggttttggagcttggagcttttaaAGCTTGGTTTCTTCATATTTTGACGTTAGAATCACACCAACTCTAGTTCTTcacgaggtaagtgttgatccttgctgttttaaagtgttttaagcAAGGTTTATGGAGGAAAGGGTAGaggttgcatggtttgcatgagttgtgcatgaagagggtttatggaccctttatgccttTGTTTGCTATATGtggttatgtgatgttgtgtgttggagtcaaggttgttttcagctcctatatgcatgtttaagggttTGTGCATGGGTTTAAAAGGTTGTTTGCATGCTAAGAGGGTTTGGAAGGTGTTGGGAGGCTTGTTGGTGCATGGATCTGGGTtttggaggaactcaggttcgaccgccgaacccttAAGGAGGTGggataggccgcctaaactcgcccccgaaggtctggactttcggctctggagtggagtttcggccgccgaacctgccgccgaacatgcctgactttcgtctctgaagaggactttcggccgccgaaagtgccgccgaaggtgccctgttttgccttcctttgcatgttcttccaTGCTTgtctatggtgttttagggggttttggggagatgttttagCGTTATGTTAgcgttgtttggcacctcatgtgagtccacctgtgtaggattggatctgaggcgaggtgtttagctccagtgtgagagttggcccagagttagccacagcttggcttcaggtgagtagaactaactatgcatgttttaaagctACTGGTTAACGATAGTGActgtatgagcatgagacacgcatcatggcTGCCATATGATACTAGGTTGTACTGCATTAgcgatcacgaatatgctgcattgcattcttaTTGGTGAtgggatagaccaaggcgatctcagtagcccgctacctgttatgtctagataagacccttgggagctccgcagttaggggccgggctctagtacatgtagtgacctgggagtccataggggccgggcaccgacagagggagttctgggatcatgtctaattcgagatgtgatatgtttgtgctatgccacattccatgaaagcatgtaatgaatgaactgttttatggtttctactcactgggctctagtagctcaccccattcccttaaccctagttttgcagggccagagttcagcagagtgagcTATGGGAAAAGCAGAGTGGAAGCATGGGTTGCCGTATTTGGCTGTCATAGCATAGCTAGGTTTTGAGAGAGTGGTTTGTAGCATGTTTATGTATGCaagaagcttgatgtatatgtttatggcaGATGATGTAAAGATTAAAGGTGAatatgtatatgttatgtttgtttatcTAGTCTAGTCGTGGAcatgatatatggacatgatgttttagcatgatgGATATCCAGGTTATGCATGGAAAGAGCATGTGGTACAGAGATAGAGGATATAATGAGACAAtgtctagagttgtgctttgcccagtgtatgctgaatccctagtgtatgcatgtatcctgttttacgtttcttgatgagcaatgtgtcaagctaggcttaacatatgatgtgttactaaaactccagtgatcagggaagaaagggtataaaaccccttgacccatctgagagggaagaaagggtataaaaccccttgacccatAACGGAAAGTCAGATTAAcctatgatatgctgaccctgagagagtgggttctatgttttgaCATAGTGCATAAAGGTTGAGTGTGGTAGTAGGTCACTGGTGTAGGCCTTGACGGCTgtggttttaaggttaagcctggtggTTTTACGGAAAAGGTTGTCCCAGCTAGTGTTCTAGTTGGATCATGTCTGGGAttgatcaggtacacagagttcagtttagacttgctacgggtcccggcggccttaagccaatttggatcctagcgccgagcagtttggagccgttacagaggggtatcggtttccgggctgttacaactgCAAATACAATCAGATCAAATATTAGGATAACAATAATAGatgaaatttttgatttattttcttcctgtcaaaatttgaatattttctttaatcttTTTGCTGGGGGAAAAAGCCTATATAAGGCTTTTTAGAAGTAGGAAATCATCCCCTGAATTCATCTCATCTCTTCCCATCTCTCGGTTTCTACAACCAAAccactttctcttctttttatttttctgcattTTTGTTATGACTCTTAGCAGTTAAATACTTTTTAAGTTGTGAGATCTaatcttattttcttttcattttaatttctgttttcattcttcttctatttttgagcaacaccacctccattgttatcTTCTTATGTATTTAAGAGACCTATTGAATATCCTAACTAGACAACGTATTGCTAATTAACTCAAGtaaatatgtaattatttaattggattaatacaagtagcaattagTATATCTATTTATGTTAAGGAATTGAGtgatttggtttaaataattcgcttgcaattattaataaaatttggatTCTTCCCTTTTTAtgcagttaattaattaaaaatatgcgCTTGTTGGATTGTTAATtaattaggaattaatttagcactttgcaaattaatttaatcttaagaAAGAATTAATGGGATTCGGTTGTTTGGACACTAGaactaaataatagaaaattaagtGAATTACCTTTTGAGTCAGTGATCAACTGATAAACCACTTAAATTTGATTACCTTCGGTTGAGCTTTTAATTAACTATTTATACTATCATTCCATCACACATATTTTCTTCCTTGTTCAAGTTTTATTGAAATCTAATTTCCAATTGAAATTTCCTTCTTCTCTCCTTTTGTTTCAAagattcttcttctcttttctcatctgatttttaaataaaaaaatttaaggtcTTTGTTGGATCGACACTCATTCACCCTATCTACAagaattattaaattagaaaggagaatcaattttaattaatggaTTCGATGCCGGTCAAATTTTGGCACCGTTGCTGGGATcttagtaatttatttttattttttatgatcagGTCTGAAAACAATAAAATTCAGTTTAATCCAGAAATAGAAAAGACTGCAAAACGATTGAGGAAAGCAACTAAATTACAAAAACAAGCAAATTTGGGTACCTCTCAACCAACTACCTTGAGCATCTGCAAGTGAGAATACCAAAATTTCTACATCTAAAAGGGTGGTCGAATGCTCAGAAAATTTCAGTAGAGAAGATGCAATGGTTGCAGAAGAAcaaccactttgcatcacctacccTGTGCTGAACGCACCCCTGGAACTGCAAACAGGTATGA
Protein-coding sequences here:
- the LOC110604810 gene encoding uncharacterized protein LOC110604810; the encoded protein is MASKDYCPVPPLVFTGENYQSWVVKMTAYLQSWDLWEVEDEDLEIDQLPDNQTMQQIKTHKEKTTKKFKAKTCLYSAVSESLFTRIMNLETAFHIWKCLKTEFQGIAHTKSMCILNLRRALELQKMKDSATVKEYVDRLLDIINKLKLLGENIPDSRIVEKILVTLPERFEAKIYALKEVRDLAEISLAKLLNALHAQEQRRQIREDGSIEGAMQAKLQLKDSWKNKKKKGNKSKDNPGVGVGSISFLGASNNGATGNKGRKYHPCQHCGRTNHPHFRCWSRPDAKCNTRNQMGHIDKICKNKGKQIVNEAQAVNQEEEE